Proteins encoded in a region of the Pseudomonas denitrificans (nom. rej.) genome:
- a CDS encoding RNA polymerase sigma factor has product MSTSNLDAVFLAQRLPLLRTLVRMVKNPSIAEDLVQETYLRVARTLLERRIDHLEPFLFQTGRNLALDHLRHLRMQSRTMLEDVPFDVVQAVPAPGSSAEDQLHAEKLLERLGATLEELSERQQRIFILSRLHGCGYAEIAEQLDISPSTVQKELKLIMAICVGLVSRLEESV; this is encoded by the coding sequence GTGAGCACTTCCAACCTCGACGCGGTCTTCCTGGCCCAGCGCCTGCCTTTGCTGCGCACGCTCGTACGGATGGTGAAGAACCCGAGCATCGCCGAAGACCTGGTGCAGGAAACCTACCTGCGCGTCGCCCGTACCCTGCTCGAACGCCGCATCGATCACCTGGAACCCTTCCTCTTCCAGACCGGCCGCAACCTCGCCCTGGACCACCTGCGCCACCTGCGCATGCAGTCGCGGACCATGCTCGAGGACGTGCCTTTCGATGTGGTGCAGGCGGTACCGGCGCCGGGCTCCAGCGCCGAGGACCAGTTGCACGCGGAAAAGCTGCTCGAACGCCTGGGCGCCACCCTCGAAGAGCTCAGCGAGCGCCAGCAGCGCATCTTCATCCTCAGCCGCCTGCACGGCTGCGGCTACGCGGAGATCGCCGAGCAGCTCGACATCTCGCCCAGCACCGTGCAGAAGGAACTGAAACTGATCATGGCGATCTGTGTCGGACTGGTCAGCCGCCTTGAGGAATCGGTATGA